A genomic region of Eucalyptus grandis isolate ANBG69807.140 chromosome 5, ASM1654582v1, whole genome shotgun sequence contains the following coding sequences:
- the LOC104457364 gene encoding aquaporin NIP1-1 isoform X1, with amino-acid sequence MTDQMSGSNGNHGVVLEMKDNSNTKEEIESTFFSFPFIQKLIAEVFGTYFLIFAGCGSVAVNLDYDKVVTLPGISIVWGLAVMVLVYSVGHISGAHFNPAVTIAFATCKRLPWKQVPPYILAQVLGSTLANGTLRLLFTGKLNHFLGTQPAGSDVQAFVFEFIITFYLMFVISGVATDNRAIGELAGLAVGATVLLNVMFAGNGSIYESGKELGSGDSVSPLRQAVDLHRGTNNRGDFRGMDLQPDPIHRQAHPRDHQVRLFPPRAELFLSQNSFHPPTHPLPHPPSSLSLSLSLCGQTCSAF; translated from the exons ATGACAGATCAGATGAGTGGGAGCAATGGAAACCACGGAGTTGTCTTGGAAATGAAAGACAATTCCAACACCAAGGAAGAAATTGAAagcactttcttctcttttcccttcattCAAAAG TTGATCGCAGAGGTCTTCGGGACATACTTCTTGATATTCGCGGGTTGTGGGTCCGTGGCGGTGAACTTGGACTACGACAAGGTGGTGACGCTCCCGGGGATATCGATAGTATGGGGGTTAGCGGTGATGGTGCTGGTGTACTCCGTCGGACACATCTCCGGCGCCCATTTCAACCCGGCCGTCACCATTGCTTTCGCCACCTGCAAGAGGCTTCCGTGGAAACAG GTGCCTCCATATATATTGGCACAAGTTTTGGGATCAACGTTGGCGAATGGGACACTGCGGTTGCTATTCACTGGCAAGCTGAACCATTTCCTGGGGACTCAACCGGCTGGTTCGGATGTGCAAGCATTCGTGTTTGAGTTCATCATCACTTTTTACCTCATGTTCGTCATCTCTGGCGTTGCCACCGATAATAGAGCA ATAGGGGAGCTCGCTGGCCTTGCTGTTGGAGCAACCGTCTTGCTTAACGTGATGTTTGCAGG TAACGGGAGCATCTATGAATCCGGCAAGGAGCTTGGGTCCGGCGATAGTGTTTCACCACTACGACAAGCTGTGGATCTACATCGTGGCACCAACAACCGGGGCGATTTCCGGGGCATGGATCTACAACCTGATCCGATTCACCGACAGGCCCATCCGAGAGATCACCAAGTCCGGCTCTTTCCTCCGAGGGCAGAGCTCTTCTTGAGTCAAAACTCAttccacccacccacccacccccTTCCCcatcctccctcctctctctctctctctctctctctctgcggtCAAACTTGCTCCGCCTTTtag
- the LOC104457364 gene encoding aquaporin NIP1-1 isoform X2 encodes MTDQMSGSNGNHGVVLEMKDNSNTKEEIESTFFSFPFIQKLIAEVFGTYFLIFAGCGSVAVNLDYDKVVTLPGISIVWGLAVMVLVYSVGHISGAHFNPAVTIAFATCKRLPWKQVPPYILAQVLGSTLANGTLRLLFTGKLNHFLGTQPAGSDVQAFVFEFIITFYLMFVISGVATDNRAIGELAGLAVGATVLLNVMFAGPVTGASMNPARSLGPAIVFHHYDKLWIYIVAPTTGAISGAWIYNLIRFTDRPIREITKSGSFLRGQSSS; translated from the exons ATGACAGATCAGATGAGTGGGAGCAATGGAAACCACGGAGTTGTCTTGGAAATGAAAGACAATTCCAACACCAAGGAAGAAATTGAAagcactttcttctcttttcccttcattCAAAAG TTGATCGCAGAGGTCTTCGGGACATACTTCTTGATATTCGCGGGTTGTGGGTCCGTGGCGGTGAACTTGGACTACGACAAGGTGGTGACGCTCCCGGGGATATCGATAGTATGGGGGTTAGCGGTGATGGTGCTGGTGTACTCCGTCGGACACATCTCCGGCGCCCATTTCAACCCGGCCGTCACCATTGCTTTCGCCACCTGCAAGAGGCTTCCGTGGAAACAG GTGCCTCCATATATATTGGCACAAGTTTTGGGATCAACGTTGGCGAATGGGACACTGCGGTTGCTATTCACTGGCAAGCTGAACCATTTCCTGGGGACTCAACCGGCTGGTTCGGATGTGCAAGCATTCGTGTTTGAGTTCATCATCACTTTTTACCTCATGTTCGTCATCTCTGGCGTTGCCACCGATAATAGAGCA ATAGGGGAGCTCGCTGGCCTTGCTGTTGGAGCAACCGTCTTGCTTAACGTGATGTTTGCAGG GCCAGTAACGGGAGCATCTATGAATCCGGCAAGGAGCTTGGGTCCGGCGATAGTGTTTCACCACTACGACAAGCTGTGGATCTACATCGTGGCACCAACAACCGGGGCGATTTCCGGGGCATGGATCTACAACCTGATCCGATTCACCGACAGGCCCATCCGAGAGATCACCAAGTCCGGCTCTTTCCTCCGAGGGCAGAGCTCTTCTTGA